Proteins from a single region of Fodinibius sp. Rm-B-1B1-1:
- a CDS encoding response regulator yields METDQTSKKVLIVEDDNIQQIILERFINQMGHTVIGSSSKGAQAIESALRIGAVDIILMDINLADEIDGIEAAKEIKKHRNVKLVYITSSDDPNHLQRANQTNYVDYLKKPLSKENLESAFLKAFPTTAS; encoded by the coding sequence ATGGAAACGGACCAAACTTCAAAAAAAGTATTAATTGTTGAGGATGATAATATTCAGCAGATTATCCTTGAACGATTTATCAACCAAATGGGACACACGGTTATTGGATCCAGCTCAAAGGGAGCCCAGGCTATCGAGTCTGCCCTACGCATTGGGGCGGTCGATATTATTCTCATGGATATTAATCTTGCCGATGAAATTGATGGTATAGAAGCTGCTAAAGAGATTAAGAAACACCGCAATGTCAAATTAGTGTATATCACCTCTTCGGATGATCCAAACCACCTCCAACGGGCCAATCAAACTAATTACGTTGATTATTTAAAAAAGCCTCTGTCAAAGGAAAATCTCGAGAGTGCTTTTCTTAAAGCTTTCCCTACAACCGCCTCGTAA
- a CDS encoding DUF5343 domain-containing protein: MKVSEAFLVNTKNFESIVETLANYHAEDITINSDLLERLSYSDPNDLLVIRILKDFSIIDNDGKPSKYFEEFQHPETTKVALAKGLLNAYEGIFAQHPNIHQRSLKEIKEVFDAHFKGNKTDLIIKYISGTFEKIVSFVGPSTIDKVLTTNADEEYKSETVMAENSQLTSNGSKNDSVEKDNTFISPEEISDNNIDDFLNYFEESDSDEQENSKIEDEESQTTDNSSIQEFANSSEDSPLNMTKNGKDEITQQNDTETTSDQHNENSEEDNIFDFEDDEQLPTDNKSASTSADDENNTDIDPTDLEVPMSEATKPTSSMPNLSKEHQFVQKALIRKSDLLHKMKRWEELIPTLEDIINRYDNKQTDFKEAVERAIIRRAIALLKLGKNDEALSALTTVINRFKDSENTEFYEQASRAMLYKVNILENKNASSDELLPLYNTVIDRMDTSSDKMLQEKLNLIHCKRFDLLINEKEDAIVLDASKKLIKRFKDSENHQDYLQKAMIIRAETLDNMGEDEAALQAYDEFLNRFGNL, encoded by the coding sequence ATGAAAGTATCAGAGGCTTTTTTAGTAAATACAAAAAATTTCGAGTCCATCGTTGAAACGCTGGCAAATTATCATGCTGAGGATATTACTATCAACAGCGATTTGTTAGAACGCTTGTCTTATTCTGACCCAAATGATCTGCTGGTTATTCGGATTCTTAAAGACTTTTCTATTATTGACAATGATGGCAAACCGTCCAAATATTTCGAGGAATTTCAACATCCCGAAACAACAAAAGTGGCTTTAGCCAAGGGACTTTTAAATGCCTATGAAGGTATTTTTGCCCAGCATCCCAATATCCACCAACGGTCACTTAAAGAAATTAAGGAAGTTTTTGATGCTCACTTCAAGGGCAATAAAACTGATCTTATTATCAAGTACATTTCTGGAACTTTCGAAAAAATTGTTTCCTTCGTAGGCCCTTCCACAATTGACAAGGTGCTTACTACAAATGCTGATGAGGAGTACAAATCAGAAACGGTTATGGCCGAAAACTCTCAACTTACCTCAAATGGTTCAAAAAACGATTCGGTAGAGAAAGACAATACGTTTATATCTCCCGAGGAAATCAGTGATAACAATATTGATGATTTTCTTAATTACTTTGAGGAATCTGACTCTGATGAACAGGAGAACTCAAAAATAGAAGATGAGGAGTCCCAAACCACTGATAATTCCTCCATACAGGAATTTGCGAATAGTAGTGAAGACTCTCCTCTTAATATGACCAAGAATGGTAAAGATGAAATAACGCAACAAAATGATACCGAAACAACGTCTGACCAACATAACGAGAATTCTGAGGAGGATAATATCTTTGATTTTGAAGATGATGAACAATTACCAACCGATAATAAATCAGCTTCAACATCAGCTGACGATGAAAACAATACCGACATTGATCCCACTGATTTAGAAGTACCCATGTCTGAGGCTACCAAACCAACCAGTTCTATGCCAAATCTATCTAAAGAACACCAATTTGTACAAAAGGCATTAATTCGAAAGTCTGATCTTCTTCATAAAATGAAGCGCTGGGAAGAGCTTATACCCACGCTTGAAGATATCATCAACCGATATGATAACAAGCAAACCGACTTTAAGGAGGCTGTTGAACGCGCTATCATCCGTCGGGCTATTGCACTACTGAAACTCGGCAAAAATGACGAAGCTCTTTCAGCTTTAACGACGGTGATCAATCGTTTTAAAGACTCCGAGAATACTGAATTTTATGAGCAGGCATCACGAGCTATGCTTTATAAAGTCAATATCCTGGAAAATAAAAACGCTTCATCTGATGAATTGCTTCCATTATACAATACGGTGATCGACAGAATGGATACCAGTTCTGATAAGATGCTGCAAGAAAAACTTAACCTTATTCATTGCAAACGATTTGACTTGCTCATCAATGAGAAAGAAGATGCTATTGTGTTGGATGCCAGCAAAAAACTTATCAAGCGTTTTAAAGACTCCGAAAATCATCAAGATTACCTGCAAAAAGCCATGATTATCAGAGCCGAAACACTTGATAATATGGGCGAAGACGAAGCTGCTTTACAGGCCTATGATGAGTTTTTAAACAGGTTCGGAAATCTGTAA
- a CDS encoding aminotransferase class V-fold PLP-dependent enzyme: MDIDKLRKETPGTKNVLHFNNAGASLMPRSVSDAVINYQREESLWGGYETANKYRQSINETYDVIANFINAKPTEIALIENATVAWNMAFWAIDFCEGDRILTSKAEYASNYISYLKLKKEVSVKVEVIPSDNAGQTSVEALEQLMDDRVKLISITHIPTNSGLVNPIEEIGEIAHSYSCLYLVDACQSVGQYPINVQKIGCDMLSATGRKYLRGPRGTGFLYVNKDVLADLTPPFVDLHAAEWTSSGDYKIRNDARRFENWEMNYAGILGLKEAVSYANTIGITSIWNRIVGLAEELRTKLIELPNVTVQDIGKTKGGLVTFTVDGHSTNEIQKELHKKGINISTSSIKSTRLDMEERNLTEVVRASIHYYNTRQEIEQFIITLSTILD, encoded by the coding sequence ATGGATATAGATAAGCTTCGTAAAGAGACCCCCGGCACCAAAAATGTACTTCACTTTAACAATGCCGGAGCTTCATTAATGCCAAGATCTGTTTCTGATGCCGTAATTAATTATCAGCGAGAGGAATCCCTATGGGGCGGCTATGAAACGGCTAATAAATATCGCCAGTCAATTAATGAAACCTATGATGTTATTGCCAATTTCATTAATGCTAAACCTACCGAAATAGCTCTTATTGAAAATGCTACGGTAGCCTGGAATATGGCTTTTTGGGCAATCGATTTTTGTGAAGGCGACCGCATTTTGACCTCAAAGGCAGAATATGCCAGCAACTATATCTCTTATCTAAAACTCAAAAAAGAAGTGAGCGTTAAGGTTGAAGTCATCCCCAGTGATAACGCTGGACAAACCTCAGTAGAAGCGCTCGAACAATTAATGGATGATCGGGTAAAATTAATCAGCATAACACATATTCCTACCAACAGTGGGTTGGTCAATCCCATTGAAGAGATTGGGGAAATTGCCCATAGTTACAGTTGTTTATATTTGGTAGATGCCTGCCAATCAGTAGGCCAATATCCCATCAACGTACAGAAAATTGGCTGCGATATGCTTTCAGCTACGGGACGCAAATACCTTCGCGGACCACGCGGTACCGGCTTTTTATATGTAAATAAAGATGTTTTAGCTGACCTTACCCCTCCTTTTGTTGATCTGCATGCAGCTGAGTGGACTTCATCAGGCGACTATAAAATCAGAAATGATGCCCGGCGATTTGAAAATTGGGAAATGAATTATGCAGGAATATTGGGATTGAAAGAAGCGGTATCATATGCTAATACTATCGGCATTACATCCATCTGGAACCGAATTGTGGGGCTTGCTGAGGAGCTTCGAACAAAACTTATTGAATTGCCTAACGTCACGGTTCAAGACATCGGTAAAACCAAAGGGGGACTTGTTACCTTCACCGTTGATGGGCATTCAACTAATGAAATCCAAAAAGAGCTGCACAAAAAAGGAATTAATATAAGCACATCATCAATCAAAAGTACGCGCCTGGATATGGAAGAACGTAATCTTACCGAAGTTGTAAGAGCTTCTATCCACTATTATAACACAAGGCAAGAAATTGAGCAGTTCATTATTACGCTATCAACCATACTTGATTGA
- a CDS encoding ABC transporter ATP-binding protein produces MSNSTTDKAVDSDLLRRLYQFIRPYRWYVVLGIVLTLSAAFMGTVRPKLTQIAVDEYIRNKDFQGLLWIILLLVGALVGEFLLLVANTYLTRWFGQGTLFNLRNAVFEKIQSLHVQFFDKNPIGRLITRTTSDIEALSDLLSDGVVNIIGDMFRIFFILYFMFSMSWELSLVAISVLPILFYATFVFKAKVRVSFLNVRDQIARLNSFVQEHINGMSIVQLFNKEERERDKFKNINAAHRDAYIETIFYFAIFWPLVEIIASLAMALVIWYGGGRALMGEVTFGILLAFVQYVRDFFRPIQGLSEKFNTLQSALASSERIFNVLDTENKVDDPDEPEHIDEVKGYVEFENVWFGYNKEETVLKDVSFRAEPGETIAFVGATGAGKSTIINLLLRYYDINEGAIKLDGTDIRDLTLKELRSNFALVLQDNALFSGTIMENITLGNPDISKKEVKETAREIGADTFIKKLPNGFNYELSERGKSISMGQRQLICFIRAMVYDPNILILDEATSSVDSETEETVNKAFEKLMKGRTSLVIAHRLSTIQGADKIMVMHKGEIRERGTHKQLVDREDGIYRKLYELQYKDELLPAVKEE; encoded by the coding sequence GTGAGCAATTCAACAACTGATAAAGCCGTCGATTCGGATCTTCTCCGGCGGCTTTATCAATTTATTCGACCCTATCGTTGGTATGTAGTACTGGGCATTGTACTTACTCTAAGTGCGGCCTTCATGGGGACGGTACGTCCAAAATTAACTCAAATTGCCGTTGATGAGTATATCCGTAATAAGGACTTCCAGGGTCTGCTTTGGATTATTTTGCTACTTGTTGGAGCACTGGTTGGTGAGTTTTTATTACTCGTAGCCAATACATACCTGACGAGGTGGTTTGGGCAAGGGACGCTTTTTAATCTGCGGAATGCTGTATTTGAGAAGATACAGTCATTACACGTGCAGTTTTTTGATAAAAATCCCATCGGTCGACTTATCACCCGAACAACCAGTGATATTGAAGCACTGAGTGATCTGCTTAGCGATGGTGTGGTTAATATTATTGGAGATATGTTCCGTATCTTCTTTATACTGTATTTTATGTTCAGTATGAGCTGGGAACTCTCGCTGGTGGCGATCTCGGTTCTGCCTATCCTTTTTTATGCTACTTTTGTATTTAAAGCTAAGGTTCGGGTTTCTTTTTTAAACGTCCGTGATCAAATAGCTCGCTTAAACTCTTTTGTACAAGAGCACATCAACGGTATGTCGATTGTGCAACTGTTTAACAAAGAAGAGCGGGAGCGAGATAAGTTTAAGAATATTAATGCCGCTCATCGCGATGCATATATCGAAACTATTTTTTACTTCGCCATATTTTGGCCACTTGTTGAAATTATTGCCAGTTTAGCGATGGCACTGGTGATTTGGTATGGAGGGGGACGTGCCCTTATGGGGGAGGTGACTTTTGGTATTCTGTTGGCTTTTGTACAGTATGTACGGGATTTCTTTCGGCCGATTCAGGGATTATCAGAGAAGTTCAATACCCTCCAGTCGGCGTTGGCATCCTCGGAACGTATTTTCAATGTGCTCGATACCGAAAATAAAGTTGATGATCCTGATGAACCAGAACACATCGATGAGGTGAAAGGTTATGTTGAGTTTGAGAATGTTTGGTTTGGGTATAATAAAGAAGAAACCGTACTGAAAGATGTCTCATTTAGAGCAGAGCCTGGTGAAACTATTGCGTTTGTTGGTGCTACAGGGGCGGGGAAATCAACCATCATTAATTTACTTCTGAGATATTATGATATCAATGAAGGGGCGATCAAACTTGATGGAACAGATATTAGAGATTTAACGCTAAAAGAATTGCGTTCTAACTTTGCTCTGGTTCTGCAGGATAATGCTCTGTTTTCGGGTACGATTATGGAAAACATAACACTGGGCAACCCGGATATTTCTAAAAAAGAAGTAAAAGAAACGGCGCGTGAAATTGGGGCTGATACCTTTATCAAAAAGCTACCCAATGGATTTAATTACGAGCTTAGCGAACGCGGGAAGTCCATTTCGATGGGACAGCGCCAGTTAATTTGTTTTATTCGAGCGATGGTCTACGATCCCAATATTCTTATCTTGGATGAGGCGACTTCGAGCGTGGATTCCGAAACTGAAGAAACTGTAAATAAAGCGTTTGAGAAGTTGATGAAGGGGCGTACATCTCTTGTGATTGCTCATCGTCTCTCAACCATTCAGGGAGCCGATAAAATTATGGTAATGCATAAGGGGGAAATCAGAGAGCGGGGTACACATAAGCAGCTTGTTGATAGAGAAGATGGTATCTATCGCAAGCTTTATGAGCTGCAATATAAAGATGAATTACTACCCGCTGTTAAAGAGGAATAG
- the rnz gene encoding ribonuclease Z translates to MIIVPLGVGSATPTATRHLSSVAVWREGSVYLFDCGENAQMRMLQGGLKRSQIDCIFISHFDTDHYSGLVGLLSTLQLQRRDRELTIVGPEGIQEYVEWNFEFANIDLSYPINFVEVEEGFEEKRVVDEDEFYVEARPLNHTKFCVGYRFQEKDKPGKVDAEKAQEQGISEDWQYKELKAGNDVELDDGTVVKSADIVGHPRPGDSFAYITDTKYCPNSVKLAMNTNVLFHESTFSESLSEKAEETGHSTAKDAARVANEAKTKLLVITHFSARYTNEYVLLREARDDFFPTWVATELRPIFTDPAHEKGIIQPKVYLKEINQNNNSDKNGGGDSSSGKKKRGRKKKKRFRKRKNYSGKGKKSRKKYSKSSSSSGSRKKRKRRNSNDKNNNNNKKNNGNNGGNGGDQPQPKQITPRTPFDDFDRF, encoded by the coding sequence ATGATTATTGTACCATTAGGTGTTGGATCTGCTACACCAACGGCTACACGTCATCTTTCATCAGTAGCTGTATGGAGAGAAGGTAGCGTATATCTATTTGACTGTGGTGAAAACGCACAAATGAGAATGCTGCAGGGAGGATTAAAACGATCCCAAATCGACTGTATCTTTATTTCACATTTTGATACAGATCACTATTCGGGACTTGTTGGTTTATTATCGACCCTGCAACTGCAGCGAAGAGACCGAGAGCTTACAATTGTAGGTCCGGAAGGGATACAAGAGTATGTAGAATGGAATTTTGAGTTTGCAAATATCGATCTTAGCTATCCCATCAATTTTGTGGAAGTTGAGGAAGGTTTTGAAGAAAAACGTGTTGTTGACGAGGATGAATTTTATGTTGAAGCACGTCCGCTAAATCATACGAAGTTTTGTGTTGGGTATCGTTTCCAAGAGAAAGATAAGCCCGGAAAGGTTGATGCTGAAAAGGCTCAAGAACAAGGTATTAGCGAAGATTGGCAATACAAAGAGCTTAAAGCCGGCAATGATGTTGAATTGGATGACGGAACCGTCGTTAAATCAGCAGATATTGTTGGGCATCCGCGACCCGGTGATAGCTTTGCTTATATAACGGATACCAAATATTGCCCTAATTCTGTGAAGTTGGCGATGAATACAAATGTGCTGTTTCACGAATCTACGTTTAGTGAAAGCCTTTCGGAAAAAGCCGAAGAAACAGGACACTCAACAGCTAAAGATGCAGCACGGGTTGCTAATGAGGCAAAAACCAAGCTGCTTGTCATTACACACTTCTCGGCTCGTTACACGAACGAATATGTTCTATTGCGCGAAGCTCGTGATGATTTCTTCCCGACGTGGGTTGCTACCGAGCTGCGGCCAATCTTTACGGATCCGGCGCATGAGAAAGGGATTATTCAGCCCAAGGTTTATCTCAAAGAGATTAACCAAAATAACAATAGCGATAAGAATGGTGGAGGAGATTCTTCCTCTGGAAAGAAAAAGCGTGGCCGGAAAAAGAAGAAGCGATTCCGTAAGCGTAAGAACTATTCAGGAAAGGGTAAAAAATCCCGAAAGAAATACAGTAAAAGCAGTAGTAGCAGTGGTTCGCGCAAAAAGCGCAAACGGCGAAATAGCAATGACAAGAATAACAACAATAATAAAAAGAACAACGGCAATAACGGTGGTAATGGTGGCGATCAGCCTCAACCAAAGCAAATTACACCGCGTACGCCGTTCGATGATTTCGACCGCTTCTAA